One window of Alphaproteobacteria bacterium genomic DNA carries:
- a CDS encoding DMT family transporter — MVESWGWVYLTFLAAGSQALRTGGQKHLTQHLSTLGVTLVRFVYGLPFAAVYLAIVMQWEGAPLPEFPPVFFVYCLAGSVSQIVATMLLVYLFSLRNFAVGTTYARTEAFLTAVVGALAFGATISLQGWLAIGVSVAGVVMITVVRTGLDQGGGLIGRLLNRPAAVGLGSGLGFALAVLFIREASLSLRLDTYAYPAALTLVTLIVTQCVMLGVYLFATQREQFPIMAQQWKVGAFVGGMSTAGSIGWFTAVTMQNAAYVKALGQIEFIFTLAISMLFFKERSSRGELVGMLLVVLGIVYLLAVA, encoded by the coding sequence ATGGTTGAAAGCTGGGGTTGGGTATACCTGACGTTTCTGGCAGCGGGATCGCAGGCGCTGCGAACCGGTGGCCAGAAGCACCTGACGCAACATCTGTCGACCCTGGGCGTCACCCTCGTGCGATTCGTTTACGGGCTGCCATTTGCGGCTGTCTATCTGGCAATCGTGATGCAGTGGGAGGGCGCGCCCCTGCCCGAATTCCCGCCGGTTTTTTTCGTCTACTGCCTGGCCGGCAGCGTCAGCCAGATCGTCGCGACGATGCTGCTGGTCTATCTGTTCTCCTTACGCAACTTTGCCGTCGGCACGACCTATGCCCGAACGGAAGCCTTCCTGACCGCCGTCGTCGGCGCGCTGGCGTTTGGCGCGACGATCAGCCTGCAGGGCTGGCTTGCCATCGGCGTAAGTGTCGCCGGTGTGGTTATGATCACCGTCGTTCGCACCGGGTTGGACCAGGGCGGCGGGCTGATCGGTCGACTGCTGAACCGGCCCGCCGCCGTCGGGCTTGGTTCCGGACTTGGTTTCGCGCTGGCGGTACTGTTTATCCGCGAAGCCAGCCTGTCGCTGCGGCTCGACACCTATGCCTATCCGGCGGCGCTCACCCTGGTGACGCTGATCGTCACGCAATGCGTCATGCTGGGCGTCTACCTGTTTGCCACACAGCGCGAACAGTTCCCCATCATGGCGCAACAATGGAAAGTCGGCGCCTTCGTCGGCGGCATGAGCACGGCGGGCTCAATCGGCTGGTTCACGGCCGTAACGATGCAGAACGCCGCCTACGTCAAGGCGCTGGGGCAGATCGAGTTCATTTTTACCCTCGCCATCTCAATGCTGTTCTTCAAGGAAAGATCATCGCGCGGTGAACTGGTCGGCATGCTGCTTGTGGTGCTGGGTATCGTCTATCTGCTGGCCGTGGCGTAA